In one Juglans regia cultivar Chandler chromosome 11, Walnut 2.0, whole genome shotgun sequence genomic region, the following are encoded:
- the LOC109007812 gene encoding peroxisomal adenine nucleotide carrier 1-like isoform X2 produces MNLFDVLREAISTHQVLSLYQGLGTKNLQSFIAQFVYFYGYSYFKRLYLERSGAKRIGTKANLVIAAAAGACTAIATQPLDTASSRMQTSAFGKSKGLWKTLTEGTWSDAFDGLGISLLLTSNPAIQYTVFDQLKQRLLKRKQNEAGNSLSSESLSAFSAFLLGAISKSIATFLTYPAIRCKVMIQAVDSNDDGTKKDRRKSHKTVPGVLYAIWRSEGIAGYFKGLDAQILKTVLSSALLLMIKEKISATTWVFILATRRYLLLTRGRLKSA; encoded by the exons AT GAACCTATTCGATGTCTTAAGAGAAGCAATTTCTACCCATCAGGTTCTTTCACTATACCAGGGCCTGGGTACAAAAAACCTGCAATCCTTCATTGCACAGTTTGTCTACTTTTATGGCTACAGCTACTTCAAAAGGCTATATTTGGAAAGAAGCGGTGCCAAAAGAATAGGAACAAAAGCAAACTTAGTTATTGCAGCTGCTGCTGGAGCTTGCACTGCCATTGCGACACAG CCCCTGGATACAGCTTCCTCTAGGATGCAGACAAGTGCATTTGGTAAATCCAAAGGGCTTTGGAAGACCCTTACGGAGGGAACTTGGAGTGATGCATTTGATGGCCTCGGCATCTCACTTCTGCTGACCTCAAACCCTGCAATTCAG TATACAGTATTCGATCAGTTGAAACAGAGACTCTTGAAGAGAAAACAGAATGAAGCCGGGAATAGTTTGTCTTCAGAATCCCTTTCTGCCTTCTCAGCCTTTTTGTTAGGTGCAATTTCAAAGAGTATTGCAACATTTCTGACATATCCTGCAATTAG GTGCAAGGTcatgattcaagctgtggactCAAATGATGATGGAACAAAGAAAGATCGGCGAAAATCTCACAAAACAGTGCCAGGTGTTCTCTATGCTATATGGAGAAGTGAAGGAATAGCAGGCTATTTCAAGGGATTGGATGCTCAGATCTTGAAGACTGTTCTCAGCTCAGCACTTCTTTTGATGATCAAGGAGAAAATATCTGCAACTACTTGGGTTTTTATACTTGCAACCAGAAGGTATCTATTGCTCACAAGGGGTAGATTAAAAAGTGCTTGA